The Ramlibacter algicola genome segment CAACCTCACCTGGTAGATCCCGTCCTTGAGGACGGTGCGGAACTGCGCCTCCACGTCGTGCAGGAGGCGCAACCGCTCGCGCACGTTGTCCTGCGCGATCCCGTGGCCCGGGCGGCCCTGGCCCGCCGGCACCGTGTTCGTCACCTTGATCACGACGACGCCCCCGCGCCGCTGCGTGCTCACCTTCACCTGCGCGCCGGTGGCGCTGGGTTCCACCCCGTGCTTCACCGCATTCTCCACGAGCGGTTGCAGCAGCAGCGGCGGCACGCGGGCCATGCCGGCCGCCGGGTCGATCGACCATTCCACCTGCAGGCGGTCGCCGAAGCGCACCTGCTCGATCTCCAGGTAGCTGCGGGCCAGCGCCACCTCGTGCTCCAGGGTGACCGCGTCACCCTGGTCGTTCAGCGCCGAGCGGAACAGGTCGCTCAGGTCCTCCAGGATCAATTCGGCGCGGGCCGGATCGTCGCGCACCAGCGCGATGGCGGTGTTCAGCGTGTTGAACAGGAAGTGCGGGCGGATGCGCGACTGCAGCTCGGTGAGCCGCGCCGTCGTCTCGGCGGGCATGTGGCCCTTGGCCCGGAGGACCAGGGCGGCGACCAGCACCGCGGCCACCAGGGCTCCTGCGGCCGCCGACGCCACCCAGGGCATCGTCCCGGTGACCGGCTTGACCAGCGCCAGCACGGCGCAGGCGCCCAGGCCCGCGACGCCCCCGAGCGCAACGCCGACCGCTTGCTGCAAGCCGCGCCGCAGCCAGGCCAGCGGCCGCTTGATCGAGCAGGCGACCAGCAGCCAGCCGAGCGTCGCGGGTTGCGCCGCGGCGCTCAGGAGGGCGACCTGCAGCAGCCAGTCCTCCCAGCCGGAGACGGTGAACAGGGCACCGACCAGCACCAGCGCCTCGACACCCACCACCGCACGCAGCACCACGCCGATGTGGCAGGCATCAAACTGCGGCGGCGGCGCGCGGCGGGCCAGCGCCCTCTCCCGCGTCTCGGGGGAGAGTTCGGTGAAGGCCGATAAAATGTGGGAGTCGTCCATCGGGGAGCCGCGCTCGCCGATTATTGGTGAGTTCCCCCGCTGCGCCCCCCTACGGCGTCCACGAACCGGCCCTTCCCGGCCTCCTATGTCGCAACTCGAACACAAGTCCCAGGCCTGGTCGGCGCTCTTTTCCGAGCCCATGAGCGACCTGGTCAAGCGCTACACGGCCAGCGTCGGCTTCGACCAGCGCCTCTGGCGCGCGGACATCCAGGGCTCGCTGGCCCATGCCGCCATGCTGCAGCGGCAGGGGATCATCGGCGCCGAGGACCTGGCGGACATCCGGCGCGGGATGGCCCGGATCACCCAGGAGATCGAGGCCGGCCAGTTCGAGTGGAAGCTGGACCTGGAAGACGTGCACCTCAACGTCGAGGCGCGCCTGACGCAGCTGGTGGGCGACGCCGGCAAGCGCCTGCACACCGGGCGCAGCCGCAATGACCAGGTCGCCACCGACGTGCGCCTGTGGCTGCGCGGCGAGATCGACGGCCTGTCGGCGCTGCTGCGCGAACTGCAGTCGGCGCTGCTGGACCTGGCAGAGCAGAACGCCGACGTCGTCCTGCCCGGCTTCACCCACCTGCAGGTCGCCCAGCCCGTGAGCTTCGGCCACCACATGCTCGCCTACGTGGAGATGTTCGGGCGCGATGCCGAGCGCCTGGCCGACGTGCGCAAGCGCGTGAACCGCCTGCCGCTCGGCGCCGCCGCCCTTGCGGGCACCAGCTACCCGCTGGACCGGCAATCCGTGGCGCGCGAACTGGGCATGGACGGCATCTGCCACAACTCGCTGGACGCCGTGAGCGACCGCGACTTCGCGATCGAATTCACCGCCGCCGCCACGCTGGCGATGGTGCACGTCAGCCGGCTCTCGGAGGAGCTGGTGCTGTGGATGTCGCAGAACTTCGGCTTCATCCGCATCGCCGACCGCTTCACGACCGGCTCGTCGATCATGCCGCAGAAGAAGAACCC includes the following:
- a CDS encoding sensor histidine kinase yields the protein MDDSHILSAFTELSPETRERALARRAPPPQFDACHIGVVLRAVVGVEALVLVGALFTVSGWEDWLLQVALLSAAAQPATLGWLLVACSIKRPLAWLRRGLQQAVGVALGGVAGLGACAVLALVKPVTGTMPWVASAAAGALVAAVLVAALVLRAKGHMPAETTARLTELQSRIRPHFLFNTLNTAIALVRDDPARAELILEDLSDLFRSALNDQGDAVTLEHEVALARSYLEIEQVRFGDRLQVEWSIDPAAGMARVPPLLLQPLVENAVKHGVEPSATGAQVKVSTQRRGGVVVIKVTNTVPAGQGRPGHGIAQDNVRERLRLLHDVEAQFRTVLKDGIYQVRLEVPA
- the argH gene encoding argininosuccinate lyase; the encoded protein is MSQLEHKSQAWSALFSEPMSDLVKRYTASVGFDQRLWRADIQGSLAHAAMLQRQGIIGAEDLADIRRGMARITQEIEAGQFEWKLDLEDVHLNVEARLTQLVGDAGKRLHTGRSRNDQVATDVRLWLRGEIDGLSALLRELQSALLDLAEQNADVVLPGFTHLQVAQPVSFGHHMLAYVEMFGRDAERLADVRKRVNRLPLGAAALAGTSYPLDRQSVARELGMDGICHNSLDAVSDRDFAIEFTAAATLAMVHVSRLSEELVLWMSQNFGFIRIADRFTTGSSIMPQKKNPDVPELARGKTGRVAGHLVALVTLMKGQPLAYNKDNQEDKEPLFDTVDTLRDTLRIFAEMMRGITVNRDAMEAAARRGFATATDLADYLVKKGLPFRDAHEVVAHAVKAAQQQGCDLSELPLPALQAFDGRIEQDVYEVLSLRGSLEARRVAGGTAPDNVRAEIARHRALLAG